One window of the Procambarus clarkii isolate CNS0578487 chromosome 89, FALCON_Pclarkii_2.0, whole genome shotgun sequence genome contains the following:
- the LOC123773493 gene encoding trypsin-1 isoform X2, with product MFGSRLLVVFTLSLSALGSPSVPVHLLNAGVKVVGGEVAAKGQFPYQVSFQERILGVWKHFCGGTIIDPSYVITAAHCVEGADFTSPQGLRVVAGEQDLHELDGDEQVQNINFIIEYPYYDPITYENDIAILRLEEPFVYNEFVNQLDLPQFDRNVTGELCNVSGWGRTTEGGKASTILLYTQVPVLTDHDCREAYTQDEIMDSMLCAGFSFSTRCRREERAPHTRRARC from the exons ATGTTTGGCTCTCGGCTTCTGGTAGTATTCACACTCAGCCTTTCAGCCTTAG GATCACCTTCGGTCCCAGTACACCTGCTCAATGCTGGTGTGAAGGTCGTTGGAGGCGAGGTGGCAGCAAAAGGGCAGTTTCCATATCAG GTGAGTTTCCAAGAGAGGATCCTGGGTGTGTGGAAGCACTTTTGTGGAGGTACCATCATCGATCCCAGCTATGTCATCACTGCCGCCCACTGTGTTGAGGGAGCTGACTTTACTTCCCCACAAGGATTACGG gtggtggcaggggaacaAGACCTCCATGAGTTGGATGGTGATGAGCAGGTGCAAAACATCAACTTCATCATAGAGTACCCTTACTATGATCC GATTACCTACGAGAACGACATTGCCATACTGCGTTTGGAGGAACCGTTTGTCTACAATGAGTTCGTGAACCAGTTAGATCTGCCCCAGTTCGACAGGAATGTGACAGGAG AGTTGTGCAATGTGTCAGGGTGGGGAAGGACCACGGAGGGGGGAAAAGCATCTACCATACTGCTCTACACTCAAGTGCCCGTCCTCACCGACCATGACTGCCGAGAAGCCTACACCCAGGATGAGATTATGGACTCCATGCTATGTGCAGG attcagcttcagcactaggtgtagacgtgaagagagggcgcctcacacccgacgggccaggtgttga
- the LOC123773493 gene encoding trypsin-1 isoform X1: protein MFGSRLLVVFTLSLSALGSPSVPVHLLNAGVKVVGGEVAAKGQFPYQVSFQERILGVWKHFCGGTIIDPSYVITAAHCVEGADFTSPQGLRVVAGEQDLHELDGDEQVQNINFIIEYPYYDPITYENDIAILRLEEPFVYNEFVNQLDLPQFDRNVTGELCNVSGWGRTTEGGKASTILLYTQVPVLTDHDCREAYTQDEIMDSMLCAGLEEGGKGICQGDSGGPLACEASLFGVVSWSYGCARPGLPDVYTEVSYFIDWIHSHVTSLKE, encoded by the exons ATGTTTGGCTCTCGGCTTCTGGTAGTATTCACACTCAGCCTTTCAGCCTTAG GATCACCTTCGGTCCCAGTACACCTGCTCAATGCTGGTGTGAAGGTCGTTGGAGGCGAGGTGGCAGCAAAAGGGCAGTTTCCATATCAG GTGAGTTTCCAAGAGAGGATCCTGGGTGTGTGGAAGCACTTTTGTGGAGGTACCATCATCGATCCCAGCTATGTCATCACTGCCGCCCACTGTGTTGAGGGAGCTGACTTTACTTCCCCACAAGGATTACGG gtggtggcaggggaacaAGACCTCCATGAGTTGGATGGTGATGAGCAGGTGCAAAACATCAACTTCATCATAGAGTACCCTTACTATGATCC GATTACCTACGAGAACGACATTGCCATACTGCGTTTGGAGGAACCGTTTGTCTACAATGAGTTCGTGAACCAGTTAGATCTGCCCCAGTTCGACAGGAATGTGACAGGAG AGTTGTGCAATGTGTCAGGGTGGGGAAGGACCACGGAGGGGGGAAAAGCATCTACCATACTGCTCTACACTCAAGTGCCCGTCCTCACCGACCATGACTGCCGAGAAGCCTACACCCAGGATGAGATTATGGACTCCATGCTATGTGCAGG gcttgaggaaggtgggaagggaaTCTGCCAGGGTGACTCAGGGGGACCATTAGCTTGTGAAGCGTCATTATTTGGAGTGGTGTCCTGGAGCTATGGCTGTGCTCGACCTGGCCTCCCTGATGTCTACACAGAGGTGTCTTACTTCATTGATTGGATCCACTCACATGTCACTAGTTTAAAAGAATAA